Genomic window (Streptococcus suis S735):
ATAAAGTGTCGCACCAGGAATGATGGTTACACCCATACCTTTACCAGCAAGACCAAGAAGAGATGCTACAGCACCACCGATGGCACCAGCAATCAATGAAAGAAGAAATGGTTTGCGGAAACGCAAGTTCACACCGAAGATAGCTGGCTCAGTAATACCGAGGAAGGCAGAAAGAGCTGCTGGGAAAGCAAGAGCTTTCAATTTAGGATTTTTAGTTTTCACACCAACCGCTACTGTAGCAGCACCTTGTGCTGTCATAGCTGCAGTGATGATAGCGTTGAATGGGTTAGCACCAGTGTTTGCTACCAATTGAGCTTCCAAGAAGTTGAAGATATGGTGAACACCTGATACAACGATAACTTGGTGAACACCACCGATAAGGAGACCACCAAGCCCCATTGGCAAGTTCAAGATAGCTTGTGTACCAGCTAAGATGTAGTTTTCAACCACGTGGAAGACTGGACCGATGACAAACAAACCAAGAATAGACATGACAAACAAAGTCACGAATGGTGTTACTAAGAGGTCAAGAACTTCTGGAACAACCTTGCGGACTGCTTTTTCAAATTTAGCACCAACCAAACCGATGATGAAGGCTGGCAATACTGAACCTTGCAAACCAACAACTGGGATGAAACCGAAGAAAATGGTTGGCTTCACATCACCACCTGAAGCAACGACCCAAGCATTTGGCAATTGACCAGCAATCAGCATCATACCAAGTACGATACCGATAGTTTGGTTCCCACCGAATACGCGGAAGGTTGACCATACCACCAAGGCTGGCAAGACGATGAAGGCTGTATCAGTCAAGATTTGTGAGTAAACGTTCAAATCTTCTGGAAGAGTATAGCCGAGAGCTCCAAGAAGACCACGAAGACCCATGAAAAGACCAGTTGCTACGATAGCAGGAATGATTGGAACGAATACATCACCGAAAGTACGGATAGCACGTTGGAATGCATTGCCTTGTTTAGCAGCTTCAGCTTTTTGTTCACCAGTAGTCGCTGTTGGCAAACCAAGGGCAACC
Coding sequences:
- a CDS encoding PTS beta-glucoside transporter subunit IIBCA, yielding MNNTEIAKKVIDALGGRENVRSVAHCATRLRVMVVDEGKIDKDTVEDIEKVQGAFFNSGQYQIIFGTGTVNKIYDEVVALGLPTATTGEQKAEAAKQGNAFQRAIRTFGDVFVPIIPAIVATGLFMGLRGLLGALGYTLPEDLNVYSQILTDTAFIVLPALVVWSTFRVFGGNQTIGIVLGMMLIAGQLPNAWVVASGGDVKPTIFFGFIPVVGLQGSVLPAFIIGLVGAKFEKAVRKVVPEVLDLLVTPFVTLFVMSILGLFVIGPVFHVVENYILAGTQAILNLPMGLGGLLIGGVHQVIVVSGVHHIFNFLEAQLVANTGANPFNAIITAAMTAQGAATVAVGVKTKNPKLKALAFPAALSAFLGITEPAIFGVNLRFRKPFLLSLIAGAIGGAVASLLGLAGKGMGVTIIPGATLYVGNGQLFQYILMVAVSFALGFALTYLFGFEDEVEAAPKAAAAPVATPATPAVELNEETLVSPLSGDVVALENVNDPVFSSGAMGKGLAVKPSEGVVYAPADAEVTIAFETGHAYGLKTASGAELLIHIGIDTVSMNGNGFEKLVAAGDKVKAGTPLAKFDAAKIAEAGLDDTTMIIVTNTADFAEVSPLAEGTIAHGVEFLKVAK